One region of Metallosphaera sedula DSM 5348 genomic DNA includes:
- a CDS encoding TIM barrel protein has product MVKIFLGPAGIPLSTRGKGSIEGVKRVKELGLNAMEVEFVQGVKMSVDTAKELGGVAQELGVRLSVHAPYFINLCSSDQEKVMASQKRILDTAERASAMGADAIAIHVGFYGDYTPEQCYSLVKDSLLVVRDKMKENSIDSVKLGVETMAKETAFGTLDEVISISKEVPGVIPYIDWAHTFARQGGNIDYDEILDRLTRELGLTHINSHFESLQVRKGKYVDVHEPISKNAPPFEPLAKALLKRDISITLICESPKLEEDALIMKGVLESLGYKLG; this is encoded by the coding sequence ATGGTCAAAATATTTCTCGGTCCAGCAGGGATTCCCCTATCTACCAGGGGAAAGGGAAGCATTGAGGGGGTTAAAAGAGTTAAGGAACTAGGACTGAACGCCATGGAGGTGGAATTCGTTCAGGGGGTCAAGATGTCCGTGGATACGGCTAAGGAACTTGGTGGTGTTGCACAGGAGTTGGGAGTGAGGTTATCCGTTCATGCCCCCTACTTTATTAACCTCTGTTCCTCCGACCAGGAGAAAGTAATGGCTTCACAGAAAAGGATCTTGGACACGGCCGAGAGGGCAAGTGCCATGGGCGCAGACGCCATAGCCATACACGTGGGATTCTACGGTGATTATACGCCTGAGCAGTGCTATTCCCTTGTGAAGGATTCCCTTCTAGTGGTGAGGGACAAGATGAAGGAGAATTCCATAGACTCCGTTAAGTTGGGGGTGGAGACCATGGCCAAGGAAACAGCCTTTGGTACCTTGGATGAGGTAATTTCAATTTCAAAGGAGGTTCCAGGGGTGATCCCCTACATTGACTGGGCCCATACGTTCGCCAGGCAGGGCGGCAACATAGACTACGACGAGATTCTAGACAGGCTGACCAGGGAACTTGGGCTGACTCACATAAACTCCCACTTCGAGTCACTTCAGGTCAGAAAGGGAAAGTATGTCGACGTTCATGAACCAATCAGTAAGAACGCTCCACCCTTCGAGCCATTGGCTAAGGCCCTCCTTAAAAGGGACATCTCCATCACCCTTATATGTGAGAGTCCGAAACTTGAGGAAGATGCCTTGATAATGAAGGGAGTCCTAGAATCCCTGGGGTATAAGCTGGGTTGA